The Coccidioides posadasii str. Silveira chromosome 3, complete sequence genome contains a region encoding:
- a CDS encoding uncharacterized protein (EggNog:ENOG410PNTM~COG:C,H~BUSCO:10635at33183) yields the protein MLSGRYHWLVSCYHFPQSLTKALGCMHIRRSRQSIPMMSTHTSTGPPNKSGVPHKIRTSAEPRQNALYPVRLSHIELVNPTIRLLRFTVPPQNIDNSNNHGSIPSIPSKLFTFLPGQWLDMHIPTLRDAGGFTITSTPREASPESSSEPYIELAVQAFPSNPAAAWLWRPENEVLGAEVQVRVGGSFIWPPPTAESGIPLAEIRKIIFVAGGVGINPLMSMISHIHNTRSGLHPSTEVHLLYATRIPSASTVSSNSGTSKAQNLLNQILFLPRLREIVHVEQKQQQEQKTGVCFQPLDVRLYLTNLSSHRGTSAGELEAELRGDISVYNRRIIAADLQDLIGSNRVERAKTICNVCGPPRMTDEFVEVLKEIVGDRRVFYEKWW from the exons ATGCTGTCAGGCCGCTACCACTGGCTCGTGAGCTGTTACCATTTCCCCCAATCACTCACGAAGGCACTAGGTTGCATGCACATCAGGCGCAGCAGGCAATCCATCCCTATGATGTCTACCCATACATCCACAGGTCCACCGAACAAGTCCGGTGTTCCTCACAAAATCCGTACATCAGCGGAGCCCCGCCAAAACGCGTTATACCCGGTGCGGCTGTCACATATCGAGCTCGTTAATCCAACCATTCGACTTCTCAGATTCACCGTTCCACCGCAAAATATCGATAATTCAAACAAT CATGGTTCTATCCCTTCAATCCCATCGAAATTGTTTACTTTCCTTCCCGGCCAATGGTTAGACATGCATATCCCTACGCTTCGTGATGCTGGAGGCTTCACGATAACATCTACTCCGCGGGAGGCAAGCCCCGAATCCTCGAGCGAGCCGTATATCGAGCTCGCTGTGCAAGCCTTCCCGTCCAACCCCGCAGCGGCATGGCTGTGGCGGCCTGAAAACGAGGTTCTTGGCGCTGAGGTGCAAGTAAGGGTGGGCGGGTCATTCATCTGGCCGCCTCCCACGGCGGAGAGCGGGATTCCGCTCGCGGAGATTCGCAAAATTATCTTTGTGGCAGGCGGAGTGGGTATCAA CCCTCTCATGTCCATGATCTCGCACATCCATAATACCCGCTCGGGCCTACACCCGTCCACAGAGGTTCACCTTCTCTATGCTACCAGAATCCCTTCAGCATCAACGGTTTCGTCAAACTCAGGCACATCAAAGGCTCAGAATCTGCTCAACCAGATCCTCTTCCTTCCACGTCTCAGAGAGATAGTTCATGTAGAGCAAAAGCAACAACAGGAGCAGAAAACAGGCGTTTGTTTCCAACCCCTTGATGTGAGATTGTATCTCACAAACCTCTCTTCCCACAGAGGCACCAGTGCCGGCGAATTAGAGGCCGAGTTGCGTGGTGACATATCAGTTTATAATCGCCGCATCATAGCGGCTGATTTGCAGGATCTTATCGGTAGCAATAGAGTTGAGCGGGCGAAAACTATATGCAACGTATGCGGGCCGCCACGGATGACGGATGAGTTCGTCGAGGTTCTAAAAGAGATCGTGGGAGACAGAAGAGTGTTCTATGAGAAGTGGTGGTGA
- a CDS encoding uncharacterized protein (EggNog:ENOG410PFRJ~COG:S~TransMembrane:1 (i12-32o)~BUSCO:5025at33183) codes for MNRRILRTISNLGALVVVVLLFILILDSHVSVIPSRLQQYLPIHHQGLVITDITIATCSTLNLFSTCRLDPNIWYRVEKDLYLNTGWTSKAYLHVQRKKEEELLPGDKIVVDLKMGRLDPGPGVDNKWEPRPGGIWLLKSSHHTSNSKLITAVDVLFGADAVDPRPNWEIKDTPLLLDTHTEPRLTVRRGASANIEMPVPRIRKDGKFKIMQVSDLHLATGFGVCRDPVPELRDGEKCEADPRTLEFVGKLLDEEKPDLVVLSGDQINGDTAPDAQTATYKFADLFIKRKIPYAAIFGNHDDEGNLDRTALMTLMQNLPYSLSKPGPVDVDGVGNYVVEILGHSSSHSALSLYMLDTHKYSPDERQYPGYDWLKPSQISWFKNTAQSLKKDHQAYTHIHMNLAFIHIPLPEYRNVKGSYHGNWLEAPTAPRFNSGFKDALIEENVVLISCGHDHANDYCMLEKNAKDLPALWMCYAGGSGFGGYGGYGGYIRRVRLFDIDMNRARIVSYKRLESGNTEERVDEMMLVDGGKVVPPQAI; via the exons ATGAACCGCAGAATC TTACGAACGATTTCAAATCTCGGAGCGCTTGTCGTGGTAGTCTTACTTTTCATTCTCATCCTCGATAGCCATGTCTCCGTTATACCTTCCCGCTTACAACAGTATTTACCTATCCATCACCAAGGCCTCGTTATCACGGATATCACGATAGCTACCTGCTCCACGCTTAATCTATTTTCAACCTGCAGATTGGACCCGAATATTTGGTATCGCGTGGAAAAGGATCTTTACTTGAATACCGGATGGACGTCGAAAGCGTATCTACATGTCCAGaggaagaaggaggaggagctgCTGCCGGGTGATAAGATCGTTGTGGATTTGAAAATGGGTCGACTTGATCCCGGGCCTGGAGTTGATAACAAATGGGAACCCAGGCCGGGGGGAATCTGGCTTCTGAAATCGTCGCACCACACCAGCAATTCGAAGCTGATTACGGCAGTCGATGTGCTCTTTGGCGCTGACGCCGTGGACCCACGCCCGAACTGGGAAATAAAGGATACCCCCCTGCTCTTGGATACGCATACCGAGCCGCGTTTAACTGTCAGAAGAGGGGCAAGTGCAAACATCGAGATGCCCGTCCCGAGGATACGGAAAGATGGTAAATTTAAAATCATGCAAGTCTCGGATTTACACCTGGCCACAGGGTTTGGCGTTTGTCGGGACCCTGTCCCCGAGCTTCGTGATGGAGAGAAATGCGAAGCTGATCCCCGAACCCTTGAATTTGTGGGTAAGCTGCTTGATGAGGAGAAGCCAGACTTGGTGGTGTTGAGTGGCGATCAGATCAATGGTGACACTGCTCCCGACGCTCAGACTGCAACCTACAAGTTTGCCGACCTCTTCATAAAACGCAAGATTCCCTATGCAGCCATCTTTGGGAATCATGATGATGAAGGGAACCTTGATAGAACCGCTCTTATGACCCTCATGCAGAATCTTCCTTATTCTCTCTCCAAACCCGGTCCTGTCGATGTGGACGGCGTTGGCAACTATGTCGTCGAGATTCTCGGCCACAGTTCATCCCATTCTGCGCTGAGTCTTTACATGCTTGACACCCATAAATATTCCCCTGATGAACGGCAATATCCCGGTTACGATTGGTTAAAGCCAAGTCAGATAAGCTGGTTCAAGAATACTGCGCAAAGTCTCAAAAAGGACCACCAGGCATACACCCACATTCATATGAATTTGGCATTTATTCATATTCCGCTTCCTGAGTACAGAAACGTCAAAGGCTCTTATCATGGAAATTGGCTTGAGGCTCCGACGGCGCCGAGGTTTAATTCTGGCTTCAAAGACGCCTTGATAGAGGAGAATGTTGTTCTTATATCATGTGGACA TGACCATGCAAACGACTATTGCATGCTTGAAAAGAATGCAAAGGACCTGCCAGCGTTGTGGATGTGCTACGCCGGCGGTTCTGGTTTCGGTGGATATGGCGGATACGGCGGATATATCCGTCGAGTTCGACTTTTTGACATTGACATGAATAGAGCTCGAATTGTATCTTATAAACGCCTCGAATCTGGAAATACTGAGGAACGAGTGGATGAGATGATGCTTGTCGATGGTGGGAAAGTGGTCCCTCCTCAAGCTATTTGA